GGGTCAGGTGGAACTGCGCGTAGAAGGTCACCACGCCGTAGATCGTGCTCACGGGCAGGCGCAGGCGCCGCGCGACCTCCTCCAGCACCGCCTCCGGCAGGTAGCCGTAGTGTTCCTGCGCCTGCTGCAGCACCGGGATCAGCGCCGCGCGGCCGGTGGCGTGCTGGCGCGCGACGAGGTCGGCCACCGGCGCCAGGTCAAGGGCTTCGACATGTTCAATCATAGGTCAGGAGAATGATCTGCCGGTTTCGCAGGCCCGAAACCAGCCCGCAGATTACATCACTATCGGAATCCGCGCAATATGCGCAGTCTGTGGATTGCATTCAGCCCGCCGCCTCCTCGGGCTCCGCTGGCAGGTAGTAGCACAGTATCTCCAGCTCCTGGGTCAAGTCCACGTTGCGCACCACCGTGCCCGCCGGCGCCGGGAAGCGCACGGGGGCGAAATTGAGGATGACCTTGACGCCGCTGCGCGCCATCATCGCGGCGACCTCCGCGGCCGCCGCGGCGGGGGTGGCGATGATGCCGATGCGCACCCCCATGCCGCGATTGATCTCGGGCATGTGGTGGATGTCCAGGATCTCCAGGTCCCACGCCTTGCGCCCGATCTTGTTGAAGTTGTTGTCGTAGATGGCGGCGACGCGAAAGCTGGACTGCGCCAGCCCCGCGTAGCCGGCGAGCGCGCTGCCGAGGTTGCCGGCGCCGACGATCAGCACCTCCTGCTGGCGGTCGAGCCGCATGATCTGGCTCAGGCGCGCCACCAGCGGGGCCACCGAATACCCCATGCCGGGCTTGCCGAACTCGCCGAAGTAGGACAAGTCCTTGCGCACCTGGCCGGAGCTGATGCCGGTGCGTTTCTCGATGTCGGCCGAGGACATGGTTTGCACGCCCTCGCGCAAGGCCGCGCGCAGGCTGCGCAGGTAGAGCGCCAGGCGCCCGATGGTCGGCTCGGGAGCGGAGGCAGGCATTGGTGTCCCCCTACAGTTCGCTGCCCAACTGCTTGAGCTGCGCGTAGTTATACACCGGGCCGTCCACGCACACGTAGGAGCGGCCGATATTACAGCGGCCGCATTTGCCGATGCCGCACTTCATGCGCATCTCCATCGTGGTCACGATCTGCTCGTCGCGGAACCCGAGCTGCGCCAGCCCCTGCAGCACCAGCCGGATCATGATCGGCGGCCCGCAGGTGACGGTGACCACGCCCTGGGGCGACGGCCCGAGCTCCGCCAGCAGCGCCGGCACGAAGCCCACGCGGCCCTGCCAGGTGTCGTCGCCGCGATCCACGGTGAGGTGCAACCGCATGTCTTCGCGGTTGGTCCACTGCTCCAATTCGGTCTTGAACACCAGGTCGGCGGGGCTGCGCGCGCCGTAGATGATGTCTATGTCGCCGTAGTCGCCGCGATTATCGAGGCAGTAGTTGATGGCCGAGCGCAGGGGGGCGAGGCCGATGCCGCCGCCGATGAACAGCAGCCGCTGGCCCCGCCAATCGTCCACCGGGAAGTTGTTGCCGTAGGGCCCGCGGACGCCGATCGCTTCGCCGCCGATCATCTCGTGCAGGGCGGCCGTCACGCGCCCCATGCGCTTGATGCTGAACTCCAGGAAGCCGGGTCGGGTCGGGGTCGAGGTGATCGAGAACGGGGCCTCGCCAACGCCGAAGACCGAGACCTCCGCGAACTGCCCCGGGCGGTAGGCGAAGCCCTCGCGGCAGTCGTCCCTTCGGCCCTGCTCAGGGCGAGCCTCGCAGAACACGACCTTGAAGGTCGCGGTGTCCGGCGTCTCGACCCGCACCTCCTCGATGCGCGCCAGGAGCGGCAGGTATGGGTTGGTCGGTCTGGTTTGTGCTTCCGTCATTGTCATCAGATTGGCACCCTCCCACTCCTCTCCCTCGTAGGGAGAGGATCAAAGAGAGGGTGCACGGTTTCAGTTCTCCACCCTCGCCCTGCCGTCTCCCTGAAAGGGAGAAGGGTTAGGCCCCCGCCAGCTCCTCGATCGTCTCGCGGATGTCCATCCCCACCGGGCACAATCGCACGCAGCGCCCGCACCCCACGCAATAGACCGCCTGCGTGCGGTCGGGCAGGTATTCCAGCTTATGGCAGATGCGCTGCTTGAGGCGCTCCGCCGGGTCGCGCCGCGGGTTCTCGCCGCTGGTCATGAGCGTGAAGTCGGTGAACTGGCAGGTGTCCCAACAGCGGTAGCGGTAGCCCCGCGCGCCGAACGCCTCGTCTTGGAGGTCGAAGCAGTGGCAGGTCGGGCACAGGAAGCTGCACACCCCGCAACGGAGGCATTTCTGTGACAGTTCGCGCCACCGCGGCGACTCGTGCAAGCCGCGCAGCTTCTCGCGCATCTCCGCCAGCGGCAGGCCCTCGGTGGTGCGCTCCCGCAAGGCCGCCGCGGCGGCGTCGCGCGCGGCGCGGTCAGCGTCGGTTGCGAGCGCGAACAGGTCGCCGCCCATCGCAATCAGCTCCTGCCCGGTCTCGCTTTTCGCCTGCGCGAAATAGCGGTCGCCGAGGTCGGTCAGGGCGACATCGGCCGCGGGCGAGGCGAGGTCCACCGCCGGCGCATCCCCGCAGAAGCATCCCTCCAGCGGCTCCGCGCACAGCAGGCTGATGATCGGCACCTCCGCGCGCGCCGAGCGGTAGCAGGGATCGTCGTACCCGCCGTAGGCCGGCGAGAACACCATGTCCAGCAGGGTCAGCGCCGCCGCGTCGCAGGGCCGCACGCCGACCAGCAAGCGCCGCTCGGCCGGCGGCGACTCCGGCGCCGCGTCGTCGAGTTCCACGCCCTGCTCTGTCTGGTGAAAGCGCAGCAGCACC
This DNA window, taken from Armatimonadota bacterium, encodes the following:
- a CDS encoding FAD/NAD(P)-binding protein codes for the protein MTMTEAQTRPTNPYLPLLARIEEVRVETPDTATFKVVFCEARPEQGRRDDCREGFAYRPGQFAEVSVFGVGEAPFSITSTPTRPGFLEFSIKRMGRVTAALHEMIGGEAIGVRGPYGNNFPVDDWRGQRLLFIGGGIGLAPLRSAINYCLDNRGDYGDIDIIYGARSPADLVFKTELEQWTNREDMRLHLTVDRGDDTWQGRVGFVPALLAELGPSPQGVVTVTCGPPIMIRLVLQGLAQLGFRDEQIVTTMEMRMKCGIGKCGRCNIGRSYVCVDGPVYNYAQLKQLGSEL
- a CDS encoding redox-sensing transcriptional repressor Rex, with amino-acid sequence MPASAPEPTIGRLALYLRSLRAALREGVQTMSSADIEKRTGISSGQVRKDLSYFGEFGKPGMGYSVAPLVARLSQIMRLDRQQEVLIVGAGNLGSALAGYAGLAQSSFRVAAIYDNNFNKIGRKAWDLEILDIHHMPEINRGMGVRIGIIATPAAAAAEVAAMMARSGVKVILNFAPVRFPAPAGTVVRNVDLTQELEILCYYLPAEPEEAAG
- a CDS encoding 4Fe-4S dicluster domain-containing protein — encoded protein: MTDYVISKDKAPQWLERLADKYAVYAPDADGIAFAPTADGAAALAAAGNAGNTRRPPKELFLPASQVLLRFHQTEQGVELDDAAPESPPAERRLLVGVRPCDAAALTLLDMVFSPAYGGYDDPCYRSARAEVPIISLLCAEPLEGCFCGDAPAVDLASPAADVALTDLGDRYFAQAKSETGQELIAMGGDLFALATDADRAARDAAAAALRERTTEGLPLAEMREKLRGLHESPRWRELSQKCLRCGVCSFLCPTCHCFDLQDEAFGARGYRYRCWDTCQFTDFTLMTSGENPRRDPAERLKQRICHKLEYLPDRTQAVYCVGCGRCVRLCPVGMDIRETIEELAGA